One region of Oncorhynchus mykiss isolate Arlee chromosome 8, USDA_OmykA_1.1, whole genome shotgun sequence genomic DNA includes:
- the LOC110529765 gene encoding potassium channel subfamily K member 13 — translation MACRSGCCCGFGPFNEDNARFLMLAVFIILYLLCGAAVFSALEQPMEAEAKDRWAQRFEQFSQKNNLSKKELDNFLRNYEEANLAGIRVDTIRPRWDFTGAFYFVGTVVSTIGFGMTTPATISGKIFLIFYGLIGCASTILFFNLFLERVITVIAFVLKSCHERRHLRKAVLPQNGRRRLSEGSGRGGRGEGLAGWKPSVYCVMLILGAAAILVSCCASAMYSAVEGWGYLDSLYYCFVAFSTIGFGDMVSSQMFAYDEGNESQTAYRVGNFLFILTGVCCIYSLFNVISIVIKQVLNWLLRRLEVPCRCPGRGRHQPHPRHPRRNVVVPGHLRARRDLSIETDAVNDSEADGRRMSGEMISMKDFLAANKVNLAIMQKQLSEMANGHPRQSSSSSRHNGFSGGVGALGIMNNRLAETSVDR, via the exons ATGGCCTGCCGGAGCGGCTGCTGTTGTGGCTTCGGTCCCTTCAACGAGGATAACGCCAGGTTCCTAATGTTAGCGGTGTTTATAATCCTCTACCTCCTCTGCGGTGCCGCTGTCTTTTCAGCACTGGAACAGCCGATGGAAGCAGAGGCGAAGGACCGCTGGGCGCAGCGTTTTGAACAGTTTAGCCAAAAGAATAATCTGAGCAAGAAGGAGCTGGACAACTTCTTGAGGAACTACGAGGAGGCGAACTTGGCCGGGATTCGCGTGGACACTATCAGACCTCGGTGGGATTTTACCGGCGCGTTCTACTTCGTGGGGACTGTGGTCTCGACCATAG GGTTTGGAATGACGACGCCAGCGACCATCAGTGGTAAGATCTTCCTCATCTTCTACGGCCTGATCGGCTGTGCCTCGACCATCTTGTTCTTCAACCTCTTCCTAGAGCGCGTCATCACCGTCATCGCCTTCGTCCTCAAGTCCTGCCACGAGCGTCGCCACCTTCGCAAGGCCGTGCTTCCGCAAAATGGCCGCCGACGCCTCTCCGAGGGCAGCGGAAGAGGCGGCAGGGGAGAGGGGCTGGCTGGGTGGAAGCCCTCGGTGTACTGTGTGATGTTGATCCTGGGCGCCGCCGCCATCTTGGTATCCTGCTGTGCCTCGGCCATGTACTCTGCTGTAGAAGGCTGGGGCTACCTGGATTCTCTGTACTACTGCTTCGTAGCGTTCAGCACCATTGGGTTTGGGGACATGGTGAGCAGCCAGATGTTTGCGTACGACGAGGGGAATGAGAGCCAGACAGCGTACCGGGTGGGTAACTTCCTGTTTATTCTGACAGGAGTTTGCTGTATCTACTCCCTGTTCAACGTCATCTCCATCGTCATCAAACAG GTGCTGAACTGGCTGCTGAGAAGGCTGGAGGTGCCATGTCGCTGCCCAGGGAGGGGGCGCCACCAACCGCACCCCAGACACCCCCGCAGGAACGTGGTAGTGCCCGGACACCTAAGGGCCAGGCGGGACCTGTCCATCGAGACGGACGCGGTGAACGACAGCGAGGCGGACGGACGGAGGATGTCTGGAGAGATGATCTCCATGAAAGACTTCTTGGCTGCCAATAAG GTGAACCTGGCCATCATGCAGAAGCAGCTGTCAGAGATGGCTAATGGTCACCCTCGCCAGTCAAGCTCCAGCTCCCGCCACAATGGCTTCTCCGGAGGGGTGGGCGCCCTGGGCATCATGAACAACCGCCTGGCAGAGACCAGCGTGGATAGATAG